A single Streptomyces sp. Edi2 DNA region contains:
- a CDS encoding class I SAM-dependent DNA methyltransferase, whose protein sequence is MTDVSALTTDRGSHDAKAHLTARLLNYYNLLHDRGLSAMESVEQLTYLLVLKVEDEDRKTATVSEPPAPSIQHDWVALTRKAGEPLVAQYTEILAQRSSRASGTVVDAVFAGAQNHVPDHALLQRLVLDLFDGEQWGARGKSLLGEVYGELLQRTMNERRSGAGQFFTPRPLIDAIVEVLQPEITDTISDPACGMGGFLLGAHDYLARDLASPTSYEQRQYRNQQRWGDELVPSTARLATANLLLHGAVSAGQPAPITVRDALAQQPCSKASLVLTHPPFGKHAEIFGESSRDMYERSDFLVVSTDKQINFLQHAMSLTAVQGRSAVIVPDNILFALGAAEAVRRDLMYRFDVHTLLRLPAGTFPSASGVRASVIFFDQHPYRAGEYPQTSRIWVYDLRSRHRSALRDNPLSQRDLNAFVSSYGPGLSRADRRETENFRCFDIHDVLDHGHASLDLTLPNESSGESSLAAPEEIAQGVLDDLQIALQEFEELTAELLHDDAE, encoded by the coding sequence ATGACCGATGTCTCTGCCCTCACGACGGACCGAGGATCGCACGACGCGAAGGCACATTTGACCGCGCGGCTCCTGAACTACTACAACCTGCTGCATGACCGCGGGCTGTCTGCCATGGAATCCGTCGAGCAGCTCACATATCTACTCGTGCTCAAAGTTGAGGACGAAGACCGGAAGACCGCAACAGTCAGCGAGCCGCCTGCGCCATCCATCCAGCACGATTGGGTGGCGCTGACAAGGAAGGCGGGAGAGCCGCTTGTCGCCCAGTACACCGAGATACTCGCCCAGCGCTCGTCCAGGGCCTCGGGTACCGTTGTGGACGCTGTCTTTGCCGGCGCACAGAACCACGTACCCGATCACGCACTGCTGCAGCGGCTCGTTCTCGATCTGTTCGATGGCGAGCAATGGGGCGCGCGCGGGAAGAGTCTTCTGGGCGAGGTATATGGCGAGCTCCTCCAAAGAACGATGAACGAGAGAAGATCCGGGGCCGGTCAGTTCTTCACGCCCCGTCCGCTCATCGATGCCATTGTCGAAGTGCTCCAACCAGAGATCACTGACACCATCAGTGATCCAGCCTGCGGCATGGGCGGCTTCCTCCTCGGTGCGCACGACTATCTCGCACGGGATCTGGCCAGCCCCACCTCCTATGAGCAGCGTCAGTACCGCAACCAACAGCGGTGGGGGGACGAGCTGGTCCCTAGTACTGCCCGGTTGGCGACCGCGAACCTGCTTCTGCACGGAGCTGTCTCTGCCGGGCAACCAGCACCGATCACTGTGAGGGACGCACTGGCTCAACAGCCTTGCAGCAAAGCCTCGCTGGTGCTCACCCATCCGCCGTTCGGCAAGCATGCAGAGATCTTCGGGGAGAGTTCCCGCGATATGTATGAGCGATCAGATTTCTTGGTCGTCTCGACAGACAAGCAGATCAATTTCCTGCAGCACGCCATGTCGCTGACGGCCGTGCAGGGACGATCAGCGGTTATCGTCCCCGACAACATCCTCTTTGCCTTGGGCGCGGCAGAGGCCGTGCGACGAGACCTGATGTACAGGTTCGACGTCCACACCCTACTCAGGCTGCCTGCGGGAACCTTCCCCTCAGCCAGCGGCGTCAGGGCGAGCGTCATCTTCTTCGACCAGCATCCCTATCGCGCGGGCGAGTATCCTCAAACTTCCAGAATTTGGGTCTATGACCTGCGCTCAAGACACCGATCCGCCCTTAGAGACAATCCGCTTAGCCAAAGAGACCTGAACGCATTCGTGTCCTCGTACGGTCCAGGTCTCTCCCGAGCGGATCGCCGAGAGACAGAAAACTTCCGATGCTTCGACATCCACGATGTGCTTGACCATGGTCACGCAAGTCTTGATCTCACGCTGCCGAACGAGTCCTCGGGGGAGAGCTCTCTGGCCGCTCCTGAAGAGATCGCACAAGGTGTTCTTGACGATCTACAAATAGCCCTGCAGGAGTTCGAGGAGCTGACTGCGGAACTGCTGCACGACGACGCTGAATGA
- a CDS encoding DNA/RNA helicase domain-containing protein — protein sequence MSEVAGGGTWSDLEAFWPAEELVRNRRRLSNKIAEIYEAAHPNHAKASAADKKTWRESLYEVATALRDVDLGQVYVFVEYRVHADMSPIDVVLAGEHPDGGLSFAAIELKQWGTIERPDPAKGTAKLCAECRQSTTGELCVDCAIGRVYAPFYREHRKHPAVQVKDNLEALKRHHSMFDDRYVHLAGAAYLHNLKDPDCQWISMVRPAPGVPTFTARQPDDLRKFLTSHFSPVKNAAAAQALLGRRRASSLLTDEIGAIVNGHTNFSLTEKQLEAVDQVMESVRKPSPGAKKVYVISGRPGTGKSLLALTALGEALNKGYEARFVSGGIASRENLKRGAKGKQKHFTTLNQIANKVAPNGLDLLVCDEAHRLTERPQSGSYAMRPGESSVSVIVTRARVPVFFVDGDQRLFAEDAWSEADLIEAIQDLKAEVVPIRLDRSLRAVGSSTYDTWVGHLLAGRPVPWNADDDENPELFELYYTDRAARMEEFLQSKLDAGHSARMTAGMCWEWTDTSGTYPDVAPEPGWARPWNAEDTHNTPGVPSRRFWATGDGGFGQVGCVHTAQGLEYEWGGVIMGPDLTWAEGSWALDRDWVKSKAIRIDSDEILTERLRNAYGVLMTRSIRGTVLYSMDPATRQLFAELGVPKL from the coding sequence GTGAGCGAAGTGGCTGGCGGGGGCACGTGGTCAGATTTAGAGGCGTTCTGGCCGGCTGAGGAGCTGGTGCGCAACAGGCGGCGGCTCAGCAACAAGATTGCTGAGATCTATGAAGCCGCGCATCCCAACCATGCCAAGGCCTCCGCTGCCGACAAGAAGACGTGGCGCGAGAGCCTCTACGAGGTTGCGACCGCCCTCAGGGACGTTGACCTCGGGCAGGTCTATGTCTTCGTCGAGTACAGAGTTCACGCCGATATGAGCCCGATCGACGTGGTTCTTGCCGGAGAGCACCCTGATGGCGGACTGAGCTTCGCCGCCATTGAGCTGAAGCAGTGGGGCACCATTGAGCGGCCCGACCCGGCCAAGGGGACGGCCAAGCTGTGCGCTGAGTGCAGGCAGTCCACCACTGGAGAGCTCTGCGTAGACTGCGCCATTGGCCGCGTCTACGCACCGTTCTACCGGGAGCACAGAAAGCACCCTGCAGTGCAGGTGAAGGACAATCTGGAGGCGCTGAAGCGCCATCACAGCATGTTCGATGATCGGTACGTACACCTCGCTGGCGCAGCCTACTTACACAACCTGAAGGATCCTGACTGCCAGTGGATCAGCATGGTGCGGCCGGCGCCGGGAGTTCCGACCTTCACGGCACGGCAACCAGACGATCTCCGCAAGTTCCTCACCAGCCACTTCAGTCCCGTCAAGAATGCCGCAGCAGCGCAGGCACTCCTGGGGCGTCGCCGTGCTAGCTCTCTGCTTACGGACGAGATCGGGGCGATCGTCAACGGGCACACAAACTTCAGCTTGACGGAGAAGCAGCTTGAAGCTGTCGACCAGGTCATGGAGTCGGTCCGCAAGCCGTCGCCTGGTGCGAAGAAGGTGTACGTCATCAGCGGTCGGCCGGGCACCGGGAAGTCACTCCTGGCCCTGACAGCGCTCGGCGAAGCGCTCAACAAGGGTTACGAAGCGCGCTTCGTGTCGGGTGGCATCGCATCCCGCGAAAACCTCAAGCGCGGTGCCAAGGGAAAGCAGAAGCACTTCACGACCTTGAACCAGATCGCGAACAAGGTGGCGCCCAACGGGCTCGACTTGCTGGTGTGCGACGAAGCGCACCGGCTTACCGAGCGCCCCCAGTCGGGCTCGTACGCGATGCGGCCCGGCGAGTCGTCGGTTTCGGTGATCGTGACACGGGCCAGAGTCCCTGTCTTCTTCGTGGACGGCGACCAGCGACTCTTCGCCGAGGATGCCTGGTCTGAAGCGGATCTCATCGAGGCCATTCAAGACCTCAAGGCAGAGGTCGTGCCCATCAGGCTTGACAGGTCTCTTCGAGCGGTCGGTAGTTCCACCTACGACACATGGGTGGGGCATCTCCTGGCGGGCCGACCTGTGCCGTGGAACGCGGACGACGACGAGAATCCGGAGCTTTTCGAGCTCTACTACACCGACAGGGCGGCCCGGATGGAGGAGTTCCTCCAGTCCAAGCTTGATGCGGGGCACAGCGCCCGGATGACTGCTGGCATGTGCTGGGAGTGGACCGACACGTCCGGTACCTACCCGGATGTCGCCCCGGAACCGGGGTGGGCTCGCCCGTGGAACGCGGAGGACACGCATAACACGCCGGGTGTTCCATCGCGCCGGTTCTGGGCTACAGGCGACGGCGGCTTCGGTCAGGTCGGCTGCGTGCACACGGCCCAAGGCCTGGAATACGAGTGGGGCGGAGTCATCATGGGCCCTGACCTCACCTGGGCCGAGGGCTCGTGGGCCTTGGACCGTGACTGGGTGAAGAGCAAGGCCATCCGAATCGACTCCGACGAAATCTTGACGGAGCGACTTCGTAATGCCTACGGCGTACTGATGACCCGATCCATCCGCGGCACGGTGCTCTACTCCATGGACCCGGCCACCAGACAGCTCTTCGCGGAGCTTGGCGTTCCGAAGCTCTGA
- a CDS encoding bifunctional DNA primase/polymerase: MPVIPRHLSSSAQLRSSRRSLVAPRQTSRRSCRPRWDDVQRMTRRGIQWLSAVADDPVMCRAHWADDPRRPYALATGRLFDVVVMSQRLGMETFDQLVRREMPLGPVMMDRRAKQIGFLLSSKSRGRFTRLLSLETATPPEYRYLDAGSFVVVPGPMPMADDRHQWLRAPIRRPEASPLRTASLAVMFAAASALIERADRYGEQYPSPEEAGSEKLERVSDRAQ, encoded by the coding sequence ATGCCCGTCATCCCCCGTCACCTCTCGTCATCTGCCCAGCTCAGGTCCTCACGCAGGAGTCTGGTCGCACCGCGGCAGACGAGCCGTCGCAGTTGCCGACCGAGGTGGGATGACGTGCAGAGGATGACGAGGCGAGGCATTCAGTGGCTGTCCGCTGTCGCTGACGATCCAGTGATGTGCCGGGCTCATTGGGCGGATGACCCCAGGCGTCCGTACGCGCTGGCGACCGGGCGCCTCTTCGATGTGGTGGTCATGAGCCAGCGTTTGGGCATGGAGACCTTCGACCAGTTGGTACGTCGCGAAATGCCGCTCGGTCCGGTCATGATGGACCGTCGCGCAAAGCAGATCGGGTTTCTTCTGTCGTCCAAGTCGCGCGGCCGCTTCACGCGCCTCCTGTCCCTGGAAACGGCGACCCCGCCCGAGTACCGCTACCTCGACGCCGGCTCCTTCGTCGTCGTACCCGGTCCGATGCCGATGGCCGATGACCGCCACCAGTGGCTACGCGCACCCATTCGCCGACCCGAGGCATCCCCGCTGCGCACGGCATCGCTGGCGGTGATGTTCGCGGCCGCATCGGCCTTGATCGAACGAGCAGACCGCTACGGCGAGCAGTACCCGAGCCCCGAAGAGGCCGGGTCCGAGAAGCTTGAGCGGGTGAGCGACCGTGCCCAGTGA